In Myxococcota bacterium, one DNA window encodes the following:
- the rplM gene encoding 50S ribosomal protein L13 — protein MGAQAHQATQSARPADVERRWYVIDADGATLGRLATQVAILLRGKHKPIFTPHVDTGDFVVIVNAEKVKLTGRKREQKTYYRHTGYVGHLREVTADKLLAGPHADRVVRSAVRGMLPKNALGRQMFRKLKVYIGPDHPHAAQQPEVLEIG, from the coding sequence ATGGGGGCTCAGGCCCATCAAGCGACCCAGAGCGCACGCCCGGCCGACGTCGAGCGACGCTGGTACGTGATCGACGCGGACGGTGCGACGCTCGGCCGTCTCGCCACCCAGGTGGCGATCCTGCTGCGCGGGAAGCACAAGCCGATCTTCACGCCCCACGTCGACACGGGCGACTTCGTCGTCATCGTGAACGCAGAGAAGGTGAAGCTCACCGGTCGCAAGCGCGAACAGAAGACGTACTACCGCCACACGGGCTATGTCGGACACCTGCGTGAGGTGACCGCCGACAAGCTGCTGGCCGGCCCGCACGCCGATCGCGTCGTGCGCAGCGCCGTGCGCGGCATGCTCCCGAAGAACGCACTGGGTCGGCAGATGTTCCGCAAGCTCAAGGTCTACATCGGGCCCGATCATCCGCACGCGGCCCAGCAGCCGGAGGTCCTCGAAATTGGCTGA
- the rpsI gene encoding 30S ribosomal protein S9, giving the protein MAEPTIFVATGKRKTSVARVRLQVGTGQMQVNGRTLEDYFPREASRMVVHQPLETVGGMGRYDISANIHGGGISGQADALRHGIARALEKLDEANRGALKKRGLLTRDARKKERKKYGQKGARARFQFSKR; this is encoded by the coding sequence TTGGCTGAGCCCACGATCTTCGTCGCCACGGGAAAGCGCAAGACGTCGGTCGCGCGCGTGCGTCTGCAGGTCGGTACCGGCCAGATGCAGGTCAACGGTCGCACCCTCGAGGACTACTTCCCGCGTGAAGCTTCGCGCATGGTGGTGCACCAGCCGCTCGAGACCGTCGGCGGCATGGGCCGCTACGACATCTCCGCCAACATTCACGGCGGCGGCATTTCGGGTCAGGCCGATGCGCTCCGTCACGGCATCGCCCGCGCGCTCGAGAAGCTCGATGAGGCGAACCGCGGCGCGCTGAAGAAGCGCGGGTTGCTGACCCGCGATGCGCGCAAGAAGGAACGCAAGAAGTACGGGCAGAAGGGCGCCCGCGCGCGTTTCCAGTTCTCGAAGCGTTAG